One Solidesulfovibrio fructosivorans JJ] DNA window includes the following coding sequences:
- a CDS encoding energy transducer TonB, which yields MEHYTGQMLHNPEQDAAYLDLGPLICEQCGLDELESIGSALFNAPADEPRQSETPWLWLALSLGLHAVLLVSLAAAGVFTLPHEEPPLETVVELNLGGLGGSGGDGKLPGGGDGRPAGETAPAPAPAPPRTTAQAEEPSPPPEPAAPPRQAVPVPAPEKTPPPEPKPTPAVAPKPKPEPTPKARPATKHAVKRQPRRRAASAKTEPRPQAAPAVAATAGHGQGAGMGSGEGAPGIDGQGGGKGPGHGPGTGGLGGTGPGGGGGGEYVGAFGRGDGPTFRHRTLPRYPANARIDGEEGSVVLRLFINASGELQNAEVVRQSGLEFARSALAAVKASTFFPAKRGGRPVPCRALLTIHFKLN from the coding sequence ATGGAACACTATACCGGACAAATGCTCCACAATCCGGAACAGGACGCGGCTTATCTTGATCTCGGGCCGCTCATCTGCGAACAGTGCGGTCTGGACGAACTGGAAAGCATAGGGAGCGCGCTTTTCAATGCGCCCGCGGACGAGCCGCGCCAAAGTGAAACGCCCTGGCTTTGGCTCGCGCTCTCCCTTGGACTGCACGCCGTGCTGCTGGTGTCGCTGGCCGCGGCCGGGGTGTTCACCCTGCCCCATGAAGAGCCGCCGCTCGAAACCGTGGTCGAACTCAATCTCGGCGGTCTGGGCGGTTCCGGCGGGGACGGGAAACTGCCCGGCGGCGGCGACGGCAGGCCGGCCGGGGAAACAGCTCCAGCCCCGGCCCCCGCCCCGCCTCGGACAACGGCCCAGGCGGAGGAGCCGAGTCCTCCGCCCGAACCGGCCGCCCCGCCGCGGCAAGCCGTCCCCGTCCCCGCACCGGAAAAGACGCCGCCGCCCGAGCCCAAACCGACTCCGGCCGTCGCGCCCAAACCCAAGCCGGAACCCACGCCCAAGGCGCGGCCCGCAACGAAACACGCCGTCAAGCGCCAGCCCCGTCGGAGGGCCGCGTCGGCCAAAACGGAACCGAGGCCGCAAGCCGCGCCGGCCGTTGCCGCAACAGCCGGCCATGGCCAGGGAGCAGGGATGGGAAGCGGGGAAGGCGCGCCGGGAATCGACGGCCAGGGAGGCGGCAAGGGGCCGGGGCATGGTCCGGGGACGGGGGGATTGGGCGGCACCGGGCCCGGCGGCGGAGGCGGCGGGGAATACGTGGGCGCGTTCGGCAGGGGCGACGGCCCGACCTTTCGCCATCGCACCCTGCCCCGCTATCCCGCCAACGCCCGCATCGACGGCGAGGAAGGCTCGGTGGTGCTGCGCCTTTTCATAAACGCGTCGGGCGAACTCCAAAACGCCGAGGTCGTGCGGCAAAGCGGCCTGGAATTCGCCCGGTCGGCGCTGGCGGCGGTGAAGGCCTCCACCTTTTTTCCGGCCAAACGAGGCGGCCGGCCCGTGCCCTGCCGCGCCCTGCTGACCATCCACTTCAAGCTGAACTGA
- a CDS encoding TonB-dependent receptor — MKRFMVMAFVAGLCLTPSLSAGQQSGEADTQMSDMVVTATRTEQPMKDVPGRVVVITRRELKEMPVQTVDEALSYVSGAHVYRPSGVFSFKAVVSLRGLGNEQGRTLVLIDGVPQNSSDMGDVNWNRINLEDIKRIEILKGPAASIYGNNAMGGVINIITEKPTKIASASASTTYGTYDDWQVRGVAALRTSEEPKALYLRASARYHNSPGYMATPSDEQTPFSVNSFIREKTLNIKAGWDINESNNLEFQYTKDNQKAGEGTEYFAYDGKNRGYDTDAWQGKFTGSWGGWSAMVNAYFQDVHYDRTNESWSDYTNIDAYSRTDSKVDRKNYGLLTNLSKVVGFNTFTVGFDYRLGIMDGTDYGRTDPIFATDYGKIRSYGIFGQDQLKFLDDKLIFLAGLRYDNATTFDGHYDTNIAKLSKYTEYYPDHTWDDWSPRASVKYFFLDNLSAYLSYGHAFRAPLLDDMYRTGKMKGGSKISNPSLGPEKLDTYEVGSDWQPLENVRLSGSGYFSVGRDFQSYVTVLPGIFQKQNIGEVQIWGMELNGEWDPFKFQDIDVLKRFTLFANYTFNDSRVADFPGRPDLVGKLLPYVPQNSFNGGFNWLNKYVNAKFAVQYVGLMYGDDLNTDANIIPPHALVNAKLWRNLDFLGGYGKNFTVSLSGENLLDHQYVDAHNPNTLNPGRMLFMELSCKF, encoded by the coding sequence ATGAAACGTTTCATGGTCATGGCGTTTGTTGCAGGCCTGTGCCTGACGCCGTCGCTGTCCGCCGGGCAGCAGTCGGGGGAGGCGGACACCCAGATGAGCGATATGGTGGTCACGGCCACGCGCACCGAGCAGCCGATGAAGGATGTGCCCGGCCGCGTCGTCGTCATCACCAGGCGGGAACTCAAGGAAATGCCTGTTCAGACCGTGGACGAGGCGCTTTCCTACGTTTCGGGGGCCCACGTATACCGCCCGAGCGGGGTGTTCAGCTTCAAGGCGGTGGTGTCCCTGCGCGGGCTCGGCAACGAGCAGGGCCGCACCCTGGTGCTCATCGACGGCGTGCCCCAGAACAGCTCCGACATGGGCGACGTGAACTGGAACCGCATCAACCTCGAGGACATCAAGCGCATCGAAATCCTCAAGGGGCCGGCCGCCTCGATCTACGGCAACAACGCCATGGGCGGCGTCATCAACATCATCACCGAGAAGCCGACCAAGATCGCCTCGGCCTCGGCCTCCACCACCTACGGCACCTACGACGACTGGCAGGTGCGGGGCGTGGCCGCCCTGCGTACCTCCGAGGAGCCCAAGGCCCTCTATCTGCGGGCCTCCGCCCGGTACCACAACTCGCCTGGCTACATGGCCACGCCGAGCGACGAGCAGACACCCTTTTCGGTCAATTCCTTCATTCGGGAAAAGACGCTCAACATCAAGGCCGGCTGGGACATCAACGAAAGCAACAATCTGGAATTCCAGTACACCAAGGACAACCAGAAAGCCGGCGAGGGCACGGAATACTTCGCCTACGACGGCAAGAACCGGGGCTACGACACCGACGCTTGGCAGGGCAAGTTCACCGGGTCCTGGGGCGGTTGGTCCGCGATGGTGAACGCCTATTTCCAGGATGTGCACTACGACCGCACCAACGAATCCTGGTCGGACTACACGAACATAGACGCCTACAGCCGCACCGATTCCAAGGTCGATCGCAAAAACTACGGCCTGCTGACCAACCTGTCCAAGGTCGTGGGTTTCAACACCTTCACCGTGGGCTTCGACTACAGGCTCGGCATCATGGACGGCACGGACTATGGCCGCACCGATCCTATCTTCGCCACGGACTACGGCAAGATCCGCAGCTACGGCATCTTCGGCCAGGATCAGCTCAAGTTCCTGGACGACAAGCTCATTTTCCTGGCCGGCCTGCGCTACGACAACGCCACCACCTTCGACGGCCACTACGACACGAACATCGCCAAGCTGAGCAAGTACACCGAGTATTATCCCGATCATACCTGGGACGACTGGAGCCCCCGCGCCTCGGTCAAATACTTCTTCCTGGACAACCTGAGCGCCTACCTGTCCTACGGCCACGCTTTCCGCGCCCCGCTTCTCGACGACATGTACCGCACGGGCAAGATGAAGGGCGGCTCCAAGATCTCCAATCCGTCGCTCGGACCGGAAAAGCTCGATACCTACGAAGTCGGCTCGGACTGGCAGCCGCTGGAAAACGTGCGCCTGTCGGGATCGGGCTATTTTTCCGTGGGGCGTGATTTCCAGTCCTACGTGACGGTCCTCCCCGGCATCTTTCAGAAGCAGAACATCGGCGAAGTGCAGATCTGGGGCATGGAGCTCAACGGCGAATGGGACCCCTTCAAGTTCCAGGACATCGACGTGCTCAAGCGGTTCACGCTCTTCGCCAACTACACTTTCAACGATTCGCGGGTGGCCGACTTCCCGGGCCGGCCGGATCTCGTGGGCAAGCTGTTGCCCTATGTGCCGCAGAATTCGTTCAATGGCGGTTTCAATTGGCTCAACAAGTACGTCAACGCCAAGTTTGCCGTGCAGTACGTGGGGCTCATGTACGGCGACGACCTCAATACCGACGCCAACATCATTCCGCCCCATGCCCTGGTCAATGCCAAGCTTTGGCGTAATCTGGATTTTCTGGGCGGCTACGGCAAGAACTTCACCGTGTCGCTTTCCGGCGAGAACCTGCTCGACCACCAGTATGTCGACGCGCACAACCCCAACACGTTAAACCCCGGACGGATGCTCTTTATGGAACTGTCATGCAAGTTCTGA
- a CDS encoding ABC transporter ATP-binding protein translates to MIELEGVSFVPVGADRPILADVSLRIAAGERVGIVGPSGAGKSTLGYHLCGAHRLALAGETTGVLRYDGADGTEGAPCGFAGLVGQNPEAQLFCRTVYEELALALRVRGEDETRCAAVADALLDRYAFGARRDAPVSKLSLGQKQLTAVLSMLAMEPRVLLLDEPTSYLDAAAADRLFAHLGRLCRCHGWIVLVIEHDLARLSGFAERVLSVADGRLVADGPFEAHASDGDPAMAAPLPPFAPVDAAGEPAVAFSDLSFAYAKGEPVLRDIDLAVRPGESVALLGPNGVGKSTLLRLAKGLSKPGSGTVRLGEGLLPSRDVGLMFQNPEDQIFAHTVEAECGYWLANLGVPREERSRRCGDVLAGLGLSGMDERAPFSLSFGEKRRLCLAAVLVAGPAVLCLDEPTTGLDDANMVHMAGIVRRLAGEGKAILFATHEGAFAAMAATRWVRLEEGRIVSDGPNPHLTSHDRHA, encoded by the coding sequence ATGATCGAACTGGAGGGCGTATCCTTTGTGCCCGTCGGCGCGGACCGGCCCATCCTGGCCGACGTGAGCCTGCGCATCGCCGCGGGCGAGCGGGTGGGCATCGTCGGTCCCTCTGGCGCGGGCAAATCCACCCTGGGTTATCATCTGTGCGGGGCGCACCGGCTGGCCCTGGCCGGCGAGACCACGGGCGTGCTGCGCTACGACGGCGCGGACGGGACGGAAGGCGCGCCGTGCGGGTTTGCCGGGCTGGTCGGCCAGAACCCCGAGGCCCAGCTTTTTTGCCGCACGGTCTACGAGGAGCTGGCCCTGGCCCTGCGCGTGCGCGGCGAGGACGAAACGCGCTGCGCCGCCGTGGCCGACGCGCTTCTCGACCGCTACGCTTTCGGCGCGCGCCGCGATGCCCCCGTTTCCAAGCTGTCCCTCGGCCAAAAGCAGCTGACCGCCGTCCTGTCCATGCTGGCCATGGAACCCAGGGTGCTGCTTCTCGACGAGCCCACCAGCTACCTGGACGCCGCCGCCGCGGACCGGCTCTTCGCCCATCTTGGCCGCCTGTGCCGCTGCCACGGCTGGATCGTCCTGGTCATCGAGCACGACCTGGCCCGGCTGTCCGGGTTCGCCGAGCGGGTGCTGTCCGTGGCCGACGGCAGGCTCGTGGCCGACGGCCCCTTCGAGGCCCACGCTTCCGACGGCGATCCGGCCATGGCCGCGCCCCTGCCGCCTTTCGCGCCGGTCGATGCCGCCGGGGAGCCGGCCGTCGCTTTTTCCGACCTCTCCTTCGCCTACGCCAAGGGCGAGCCGGTGCTGCGGGACATCGATCTGGCCGTGCGGCCGGGGGAATCCGTGGCCCTGCTCGGTCCCAACGGCGTCGGCAAATCGACTCTGCTGCGCCTGGCCAAGGGACTTTCCAAACCGGGTTCCGGTACGGTCCGCCTCGGGGAGGGGCTTCTCCCGTCGCGCGACGTGGGCCTCATGTTCCAAAATCCCGAGGACCAGATCTTCGCCCATACCGTGGAGGCCGAGTGCGGCTACTGGCTGGCCAACCTGGGCGTGCCCCGGGAGGAACGGTCCCGGCGTTGCGGCGACGTGCTCGCCGGCCTGGGACTTTCCGGCATGGACGAGCGGGCGCCGTTTTCCTTGAGCTTCGGCGAGAAGCGCCGGTTGTGCCTGGCCGCCGTCCTCGTGGCCGGGCCGGCCGTGTTGTGTCTGGACGAGCCCACGACCGGCCTCGACGACGCCAACATGGTCCACATGGCCGGCATCGTCCGGCGACTGGCCGGGGAGGGCAAGGCCATCCTCTTCGCCACCCACGAGGGCGCCTTCGCGGCCATGGCCGCCACGCGCTGGGTGCGGCTCGAAGAAGGCCGCATCGTTTCCGACGGACCAAACCCCCATCTTACGAGCCATGATCGCCACGCTTAA